TCAAATCTACCCCAGTAACCATTTCCGTAACAGGATGTTCTACTTGGATTCTAGTATTCATTTCCATAAAATAGAATTTCCGATTGCGATAGTCATAAATAAATTCTACTGTACCGGCACCTGAATAATTAACCGCTTTTGCTGCCTTTACAGCTGCATTTCCCATTTCTGCACGAATTTCTCCGTCAAGAGCGGGTGATGGTGTTTCTTCCAGTAGTTTTTGAAGTCTCCTCTGAATGGAACAGTCACGTTCACCTAAGTGAATAGTGTTGCCATGGGTATCTGCCAAAACTTGTATTTCTACATGGCGGAAGTCCTCAATATATTTTTCAATATACACCCCTGGATTACCAAATGCAGTCAAGGCTTCCTGCTGAGTTATATTGATGCCTTTTATTAATTCTTGTTCATTCTTAGCAATTCGGATTCCTTTTCCGCCGCCTCCAGCAGTAGCTTTAATGATAACTGGATAATGGATGGTTTTTACGAGCTCCAACGCTTCATCGATATCCTTAATAATTCCTTTTGATCCTGGAACTATCGGTACTCCTGCTTCCTGCATTGTCTCCCTGGCAATATCTTTTGTTCCCATTTTCGTAATCGCTTCTGGGCTTGGGCCGACAAAAGTAATATGACATTCCCGGCAAAGTTCAGCAAAGTCAGCATTTTCAGCTAAAAAACCATATCCTGGATGGATTGCATCACATCCAGTAAGATTTGCCACACTAATTATATTCGTTACGTTCAGATAGCTGTCTTTCGAAGGAGTAGGACCGATGCAGTATGCTTCATCAGCAAGCTGAACATGTAGTGCATCGCGATCGGCCTCGGAAAATACGGCCACAGACTCAATTCCCATTTCCCGGCAGGCTCGAATAATCCTAACAGCAATTTCTCCCCTGTTTGCAATTAACAGTTTTTTTATCATCCTGTTACCGCTCCTTATTCTGGTTTCACTAAAAATAATGGCTGTCCGTATTCAACTAGCTGGCCATTTTTCACGAGCACTTCAACGATTTCCCCATTTACTTCTGCTTCAATTTCGTTAAATAATTTCATCGCTTCTACAATACATACAATGGAATCTTTTGTTACTTTAGAACCAGGTTTCACATAAGCATCTGCATCAGGGCTTGGTGATCCATAAAAAGTTCCAACCATAGGTGATGTGATTTTATGTAAATTAGATGCAGCTGCTTCTGTCGCAGCCTCAGCCTTTGGAGTCTCCTGAGTCGTTTCTTGGACTGCCGCTACAGGTGTAGCAGAAGGCG
Above is a genomic segment from Neobacillus endophyticus containing:
- the accC gene encoding acetyl-CoA carboxylase biotin carboxylase subunit, with translation MIKKLLIANRGEIAVRIIRACREMGIESVAVFSEADRDALHVQLADEAYCIGPTPSKDSYLNVTNIISVANLTGCDAIHPGYGFLAENADFAELCRECHITFVGPSPEAITKMGTKDIARETMQEAGVPIVPGSKGIIKDIDEALELVKTIHYPVIIKATAGGGGKGIRIAKNEQELIKGINITQQEALTAFGNPGVYIEKYIEDFRHVEIQVLADTHGNTIHLGERDCSIQRRLQKLLEETPSPALDGEIRAEMGNAAVKAAKAVNYSGAGTVEFIYDYRNRKFYFMEMNTRIQVEHPVTEMVTGVDLIKEQIRVANGEKLSITQKDVTFNGWAIECRINAENPEKNFLPSAGKINMYLPPGGLGVRIDSAAYPGYTIPPYYDSMIAKVIAYGSTRDEAIARMKRALSEFVVEGIHTTIPFHLKLLEHQQFVEGNFNTKFLELHDVMKSV
- the accB gene encoding acetyl-CoA carboxylase biotin carboxyl carrier protein, which encodes MLKVQEIRELIKLIDQSTIDEFVYENDGSKIKMKKNAGETVTTVQPMLQTAVSAAPAVQHIPAPSATPVAAVQETTQETPKAEAATEAAASNLHKITSPMVGTFYGSPSPDADAYVKPGSKVTKDSIVCIVEAMKLFNEIEAEVNGEIVEVLVKNGQLVEYGQPLFLVKPE